From Oncorhynchus keta strain PuntledgeMale-10-30-2019 chromosome 25, Oket_V2, whole genome shotgun sequence, one genomic window encodes:
- the LOC118358189 gene encoding uncharacterized protein LOC118358189 gives MFQSRGLRMDRGHSAWFPRPRSWLQRPTSCFQRRSLRASADPTSSDDVYISCLYAQGFRCTLQQRPSCSSARLTPKSNARGAGGRPVSSALGRLENSPGRGTRAMSRPVTAPGGGGRRRDPGQRPGAQIRGRTECPRVPCNTKHNDTHRQQQDTWRGRRPFSTSSTLHLYLPSSSYYEDEEQETDIEIEKEDVRPTIENNGLQDTTEMIRTPTPSENVTMLNPSNNTSLQHDHEETIQIQESPTLNPSLQGPSEDIIRPPVPTEDLNSMEPTDNPRFQGITHYRTTGLVFPKQRAHGYDMEQQQECNPLQIMPAAVQGRAPTSVRQHVNRLPKIKTTKTFVWGLSGPQEIKSVFVLQRHIGRYTNQT, from the exons ATGTTTCAGTCCAGAGGCCTCCGCATGGATCGAGGGCACTCTGCATGGTTTCCAAGGCCAAGATCCTGGTTACAAAGACCAACATCCTGTTTCCAGAGGCGATCCCTCAGAGCGTCAGCAGACCCCACCTCTTCAGATGATGTCTACATCAGTTGCCTTTACG CCCAGGGCTTCCGCTGCACTCTGCAGCAGAGGCCCAGCTGCAGCAGTGCCAGGTTGACTCCCAAGAGCAATGCCAGAGGAGCGGGAGGGAGGCCAGTGAGCAGTGCTCTGGGTAGACTGGAGAACAGCCCAGGGAGGGGGACCAGAGCTATGAGCAGACCAGTTACTGCACCCGGGGGAGGGGGAAGGCGCAGAGACCCGGGCCAGAGACCTGGAGCTCAAATCAGGGGCAGGACAG AATGTCCCAGAGTGCCCTGCAACACCAAACATAACGACACACATAGACAGCAGCAGGACacgtggagggggaggaggcctTTCTCAACATCATCTACACTGCATCTTTATCTGCCTTCTTCATCATACTATGAGGATGAAGAGCAGGAGACggatatagagatagagaaggaggatgTGAG GCCAACAATAGAAAACAACGGCCTACAAGACACCACAGAAATGATCAGAACACCGACCCCTTCAGAAAATGTCACAATGCTGAACCCTAGCAATAATACCAGTCTACAACATGATCATGAAGAAACCATCCAAATACAAGAGTCCCCTACATTAAACCCCAGTCTACAGGGCCCCTCAGAGGATATCATCAGGCCACCGGTCCCTACAGAAGACCTCAACTCAATGGAGCCCACTGACAATCCCAGGTTTCAGGGGATAACACATTACAGAACAACTGGCCTTGTGTTCCCAAAGCAGAGAGCTCATGGATATGACATGGAACAGCAACAGGAATGCAACCCTCTCCAGATAATGCCGGCAGCTGTTCAAGGGAGGGCCCCTACATCTGTTAGGCAGCATGTGAACAGACTCCCCAAAATAAAAACCACCAAGACCTTTGTGTGGGGCCTTTCTGGACCCCAGGAGATTAAGAGTGTGTTTGTTCTGCAGAGGCATATTGGCAGATACACAAATCAGACATGA
- the LOC118358191 gene encoding 60S ribosomal protein L35-like → MGKIKARDLRGKKKEELLKQLDDLKVELSQLRVAKVTGGAASKLSKICVVRKSIARVLTVINQTQKENLRKFYKGKKYKPLDLRPRKTRAIRRRLNKHEETLRTKKMQRKDRLYSIRKFAVKA, encoded by the exons ATG GGCAAGATCAAGGCTAGAGACCTGCGGGGCAAGAAAAAGGAGGAGCTGCTCAAGCAGCTGGATGACCTGAAGGTAGAGCTGTCCCAGCTCCGCGTAGCCAAGGTTACTGGTGGAGCTGCCTCCAAGCTCTCTAAAAT ttgtgtcgtccgcaaatcCATCGCCCGTGTTCTGACTGTCATCAACCAGACTCAGAAGGAGAACCTGAGGAAGTTCTACAAG GGTAAGAAATATAAGCCCTTGGACCTGAGACCCAGGAAGACTCGTGCCATCCGCAGGAGACTCAACAAGCATGAGGAGACTCTCCGAACGAAGAAGATGCAGAGAAAGGATCGCCTGTATTCCATTCGCAAATTTGCTGTCAAGGCTTAA
- the LOC118358192 gene encoding golgin subfamily A member 1-like isoform X1 has product MFAKLKKKIAEEAATAPRTGVRMPRSCSKESITSVGADSGDDFASDGSSSRDDLSSQILRRNDQIRKLEAKLSDYAEQLRLMQKTKDKLEIALEKHQDSSMRKLQDQNETHQTNRAKMAEGMALALDKKDQEWMERMSTLEQEKASLSVRLDEMMEQSLTLFQKRDDLDELDGFQQQELAKVKHMLLRKEEQQGLRERELQQKETELQTAKKGLSEAQEKLRALGEEHQESCRLNTELEIERKELLEVKEKAEKKIAELEGRGQNLQKVIQQVSEDFQKSRSAEAAVEKSLYTLQTDYNALKLQQHKAAVTDEDRERVLLDLHEKVSSLERRLQGNLSEDELLQELLKEKSTLEQTLEDTRLELLQARTNHADTVSSLETQISRINHHVTELQNLLRHKDDSSKNYRERTDKQIAGLEQQVQESNERLKNTEQQITDKQALLDKLQAEWSVERVSLQQQGQERAGRLEEQLTALQTEKDTEQTSAQAKIRELEEARGCLLRGRDEADVALRRREEELEQARSELSSRQTVSVEIAMALEDTRKQKEELQLQVGQMTASHQTTSQELAHVTEQLKQREEELQTLRNELQTAQSSLSQLQEEGERLRAWAQEREEEKDSQLVSLRQELLTQNEHLDSCQSRVSELEVEVETLTLQLQTPEVCEPDQNGTVTVDDLDHMQEANRDLEQQLSDKNKTIKQLQQRLAELKRTLQKELKLKPETEFEEKERAQEGRGERQERLDRTFTEPAASPAPGPNTTVTNTSDLNDSREINFEYLKHVVLKFMSSREAEAYQLIRAVSVLLNFTGEEEDMLKETLEYKMSWFGSKPSPKGIVRPSVSGAPAHWS; this is encoded by the exons ATGTTTGCCAAATTGAAAAAAAAGATTGCTGAGGAGGCTGCCACAGCTCCCCGGACCGGAGTCCGTATGCCTCGCTCCTGCAGCAAAGAGTCCATTACGTCAGTGGGAGCAGACTCCGGGGATGATTTT GCCTCTGATGGCAGTAGCTCCAGGGACGACCTCTCTTCCCAGATCCTCAGGAGGAATGATCAGATTCGCAAGCTGGAGGCCAAACTATCAG ACTACGCTGAGCAGCTCCGACTTATGCAGAAGACCAAGGACAAGCTTGAAATTGCATTAGAAAAACATCAGGATT CCTCCATGAGGAAACTGCAGGACCAGAATGAGACTCACCAGACCAATAGAGCCAAAATGGCCGAAGGCATGGCTTTGGCCCTGGACAAGAAAGATCAG GAATGGATGGAAAGGATGTCTACGCTGGAGCAG GAGAAGGCATCTCTGTCTGTGCGGCTAGATGAGATGATGGAGCAGAGCCTTACTCTGTTCCAGAAGAGGGATGACCTGGACGAGCTGGATGGCTTCCAGCAGCAGGAGCTCGCCAAAGTCAAACACATG TTACTGAGGAAGGAGGAGCAGCAGGGCCTGCGGGAGCGAGAGCTCCAGCAGAAGGAGACCGAGCTGCAGACGGCCAAGAAGGGTTTGTCCGAAGCCCAGGAGAAGCTGCGGGCTCTGGGAGAGGAGCATCAGGAAAGTTGCAGGCTCAACACCGAGCTGGAGATCGAAAG AAAGGAGCTGCTGGAGGTCAAGGAGAAGGCGGAGAAGAAGATCGCTGAGCTGGAGGGCAGAGGCCAGAACCTGCAGAAGGTCATCCAACAGGTGTCTGAGGACTTCCAGAAG tcgCGGAGCGCTGAAGCAGCTGTAGAGAAGTCTCTCTATACCTTACAAACTGATTACAATGCCCTGAAGCTGCAGCAACACAAG GCAGCAGTGACTGATGAGGACAGGGAGCGTGTGCTGCTGGACCTGCACGAGAAGGTCTCCTCTCTGGAGAGACGTCTGCAGGGCAACCTGAGTGAAGACGAGCTCCTCCAGGAGCTGCTCAAAGAG AAGTCCACTCTGGAGCAGACGCTGGAGGACACGAGATTGGAGCTGCTGCAGGCACGCACCAACCATGCGGACACAGTTAGCTCACTGGAGACTCAG ATATCCAGAATCAACCACCATGTAACTGAACTACAGAACCTGCTACGGCACAAAGACGACTCTTCcaagaactacagagagagaacgGACAAACAG ATTGCAGGTCTGGAACAGCAGGTGCAGGAGAGCAACGAGAGGCTCAAGAACACTGAGCAGCAGATCACTGACAAGCAAGCACTTCTGGACAAACTG CAGGCAGAGTGGAGTGTGGAGAGGGTCAGTCTGCAGCAGCAGGGCCAGGAGAGGGCAGGCCGGCTGGAGGAGCAGCTCACTGCACTGCAGACTGAGAAAGACACAGAGCAGACCTCTGCCCAAGCTAAGATT CGTGAGTTGGAGGAGGCGAGAGGATGTCTgctgagagggagggatgaagctGACGTGGCTCTGAGGAGACGGGAAGAGGAGCTGGAGCAGGCTAGG TCAGAGCTGAGCAGCAGGCAGACTGTGAGTGTGGAGATAGCCATGGCTCTGGAGGACACCAGGAAGCAGAAGGAGGAGCTCCAACTACAG GTAGGACAGATGACGGCGTCACATCAAACAACATCGCAGGAACTGGCCCACGTCACTGAGCAGCTGAAGCAGAGAGAAGAGGAACTCCAAACACTTCGCAATG AGCTGCAGACGGCCCAGAGCTCCCTGTCCCAGCtgcaggaggagggggagaggctgCGGGCATGGgcccaggagagggaggaggagaaggacagccAGCTGGTCAGCCTGAGGCAGGAGCTCCTCACCCAGAACGAGCATCTGGACTCCTGCCAGTCACGG gtgtctgagctggaggtggaggtggagaccCTGACGTTGCAGCTGCAGACTCCAGAGGTGTGCGAACCGGACCAGAATGGGACCGTGACCGTGGACGACCTGGACCACATGCAGGAGGCCAACAGAGACCTGGAGCAGCAGCTTAGTGACAAGAACAAG ACCATCAAGCAGCTGCAGCAGAGGCTAGCCGAGCTGAAGAGGACCTTGCAGAAGGAGCTG AAGCTGAAGCCTGAAACTGAGTTTGAGGAGAAGGAAAGGGcccaggaagggagaggagagaggcaggagaggctAGACAGAACCTTTACAGAGCCCGCTGCATCCCCAGCCCCTGGCCCAAACACCACTGTCACCAACACTTCTGACCTCAATGACTCACGAGAGATCAACTTCGAGTACCTCAAACACGTGGTGCTAAAATTTATGTCGTCCAGAGAGGCTGAG GCCTATCAGCTGATCAGAGCTGTGTCTGTGTTGCTGAACTTCACTGGTGAGGAAGAGGACATGTTAAAAGAGACACTGGAGTACAAG ATGTCCTGGTTTGGATCCAAGCCTTCTCCAAAGGGTATTGTTCGGCCGTCAGTTTCAGGGGCGCCTGCTCACTGGAGCTGA
- the LOC118358192 gene encoding golgin subfamily A member 1-like isoform X2 yields the protein MFAKLKKKIAEEAATAPRTGVRMPRSCSKESITSVGADSGDDFASDGSSSRDDLSSQILRRNDQIRKLEAKLSASMRKLQDQNETHQTNRAKMAEGMALALDKKDQEWMERMSTLEQEKASLSVRLDEMMEQSLTLFQKRDDLDELDGFQQQELAKVKHMLLRKEEQQGLRERELQQKETELQTAKKGLSEAQEKLRALGEEHQESCRLNTELEIERKELLEVKEKAEKKIAELEGRGQNLQKVIQQVSEDFQKSRSAEAAVEKSLYTLQTDYNALKLQQHKAAVTDEDRERVLLDLHEKVSSLERRLQGNLSEDELLQELLKEKSTLEQTLEDTRLELLQARTNHADTVSSLETQISRINHHVTELQNLLRHKDDSSKNYRERTDKQIAGLEQQVQESNERLKNTEQQITDKQALLDKLQAEWSVERVSLQQQGQERAGRLEEQLTALQTEKDTEQTSAQAKIRELEEARGCLLRGRDEADVALRRREEELEQARSELSSRQTVSVEIAMALEDTRKQKEELQLQVGQMTASHQTTSQELAHVTEQLKQREEELQTLRNELQTAQSSLSQLQEEGERLRAWAQEREEEKDSQLVSLRQELLTQNEHLDSCQSRVSELEVEVETLTLQLQTPEVCEPDQNGTVTVDDLDHMQEANRDLEQQLSDKNKTIKQLQQRLAELKRTLQKELKLKPETEFEEKERAQEGRGERQERLDRTFTEPAASPAPGPNTTVTNTSDLNDSREINFEYLKHVVLKFMSSREAEAYQLIRAVSVLLNFTGEEEDMLKETLEYKMSWFGSKPSPKGIVRPSVSGAPAHWS from the exons ATGTTTGCCAAATTGAAAAAAAAGATTGCTGAGGAGGCTGCCACAGCTCCCCGGACCGGAGTCCGTATGCCTCGCTCCTGCAGCAAAGAGTCCATTACGTCAGTGGGAGCAGACTCCGGGGATGATTTT GCCTCTGATGGCAGTAGCTCCAGGGACGACCTCTCTTCCCAGATCCTCAGGAGGAATGATCAGATTCGCAAGCTGGAGGCCAAACTATCAG CCTCCATGAGGAAACTGCAGGACCAGAATGAGACTCACCAGACCAATAGAGCCAAAATGGCCGAAGGCATGGCTTTGGCCCTGGACAAGAAAGATCAG GAATGGATGGAAAGGATGTCTACGCTGGAGCAG GAGAAGGCATCTCTGTCTGTGCGGCTAGATGAGATGATGGAGCAGAGCCTTACTCTGTTCCAGAAGAGGGATGACCTGGACGAGCTGGATGGCTTCCAGCAGCAGGAGCTCGCCAAAGTCAAACACATG TTACTGAGGAAGGAGGAGCAGCAGGGCCTGCGGGAGCGAGAGCTCCAGCAGAAGGAGACCGAGCTGCAGACGGCCAAGAAGGGTTTGTCCGAAGCCCAGGAGAAGCTGCGGGCTCTGGGAGAGGAGCATCAGGAAAGTTGCAGGCTCAACACCGAGCTGGAGATCGAAAG AAAGGAGCTGCTGGAGGTCAAGGAGAAGGCGGAGAAGAAGATCGCTGAGCTGGAGGGCAGAGGCCAGAACCTGCAGAAGGTCATCCAACAGGTGTCTGAGGACTTCCAGAAG tcgCGGAGCGCTGAAGCAGCTGTAGAGAAGTCTCTCTATACCTTACAAACTGATTACAATGCCCTGAAGCTGCAGCAACACAAG GCAGCAGTGACTGATGAGGACAGGGAGCGTGTGCTGCTGGACCTGCACGAGAAGGTCTCCTCTCTGGAGAGACGTCTGCAGGGCAACCTGAGTGAAGACGAGCTCCTCCAGGAGCTGCTCAAAGAG AAGTCCACTCTGGAGCAGACGCTGGAGGACACGAGATTGGAGCTGCTGCAGGCACGCACCAACCATGCGGACACAGTTAGCTCACTGGAGACTCAG ATATCCAGAATCAACCACCATGTAACTGAACTACAGAACCTGCTACGGCACAAAGACGACTCTTCcaagaactacagagagagaacgGACAAACAG ATTGCAGGTCTGGAACAGCAGGTGCAGGAGAGCAACGAGAGGCTCAAGAACACTGAGCAGCAGATCACTGACAAGCAAGCACTTCTGGACAAACTG CAGGCAGAGTGGAGTGTGGAGAGGGTCAGTCTGCAGCAGCAGGGCCAGGAGAGGGCAGGCCGGCTGGAGGAGCAGCTCACTGCACTGCAGACTGAGAAAGACACAGAGCAGACCTCTGCCCAAGCTAAGATT CGTGAGTTGGAGGAGGCGAGAGGATGTCTgctgagagggagggatgaagctGACGTGGCTCTGAGGAGACGGGAAGAGGAGCTGGAGCAGGCTAGG TCAGAGCTGAGCAGCAGGCAGACTGTGAGTGTGGAGATAGCCATGGCTCTGGAGGACACCAGGAAGCAGAAGGAGGAGCTCCAACTACAG GTAGGACAGATGACGGCGTCACATCAAACAACATCGCAGGAACTGGCCCACGTCACTGAGCAGCTGAAGCAGAGAGAAGAGGAACTCCAAACACTTCGCAATG AGCTGCAGACGGCCCAGAGCTCCCTGTCCCAGCtgcaggaggagggggagaggctgCGGGCATGGgcccaggagagggaggaggagaaggacagccAGCTGGTCAGCCTGAGGCAGGAGCTCCTCACCCAGAACGAGCATCTGGACTCCTGCCAGTCACGG gtgtctgagctggaggtggaggtggagaccCTGACGTTGCAGCTGCAGACTCCAGAGGTGTGCGAACCGGACCAGAATGGGACCGTGACCGTGGACGACCTGGACCACATGCAGGAGGCCAACAGAGACCTGGAGCAGCAGCTTAGTGACAAGAACAAG ACCATCAAGCAGCTGCAGCAGAGGCTAGCCGAGCTGAAGAGGACCTTGCAGAAGGAGCTG AAGCTGAAGCCTGAAACTGAGTTTGAGGAGAAGGAAAGGGcccaggaagggagaggagagaggcaggagaggctAGACAGAACCTTTACAGAGCCCGCTGCATCCCCAGCCCCTGGCCCAAACACCACTGTCACCAACACTTCTGACCTCAATGACTCACGAGAGATCAACTTCGAGTACCTCAAACACGTGGTGCTAAAATTTATGTCGTCCAGAGAGGCTGAG GCCTATCAGCTGATCAGAGCTGTGTCTGTGTTGCTGAACTTCACTGGTGAGGAAGAGGACATGTTAAAAGAGACACTGGAGTACAAG ATGTCCTGGTTTGGATCCAAGCCTTCTCCAAAGGGTATTGTTCGGCCGTCAGTTTCAGGGGCGCCTGCTCACTGGAGCTGA
- the LOC118358194 gene encoding serine/threonine-protein phosphatase 6 catalytic subunit-like isoform X3, giving the protein MGDFVDRGYYSLETLTYLLVLKAKWPDRITLLRGNHESRQITQVYGFYDECQTKYGNANAWRYCTKVFDMLTVAALMDEQILCVHGGLSPDIKTLDQIRTIERNQEIPHKGAFCDLVWSDPEDVDTWAISPRGAGWLFGAKVTNEFAHINNLKLICRAHQLVHEGYKFMFDEKLVTVWSAPNYCYRCGNIASIMVFKDANTREPKLFRAVPDSERVIPPRTTTPYFL; this is encoded by the exons ATG GGTGATTTTGTTGACCGGGGATATTACAGCTTGGAGACACTCACATACCTGCTGGTGTTAAAAGCGAAATGGCCTGACCGCATCACACTTTTAAGAGGAAACCACGAAAGCAGGCAGATAACCCAAGTGTATGGATTTTATG ATGAATGCCAAACCAAATATGGAAATGCAAATGCCTGGCGCTACTGTACCAAAGTATTTGATATGTTAACAGTTGCAGCG CTGATGGATGAGCAGATTCTGTGTGTTCATGGGGGCCTCTCCCCGGACATAAAGACCCTGGACCAGATCAGAACCATTGAGCGGAACCAAGAGATCCCCCACAAGGGAGCATTCTGTGACCTTGTGTGGTCAGACCCCGAGGATGTGGACACCTGGGCCATCAGCCCCAGGGGAGCTGGGTGGCTGTTTGGTGCAAAGGTCACCAATGAG TTTGCTCACATCAACAACTTGAAGTTGATCTGTCGGGCACACCAGTTAGTCCATGAGGGTTACAAGTTCATGTTTGATGAGAAGCTGGTCACAGTCTGGTCGGCTCCTAACTACTGCTATCGCTGCGGCAACATTGCCTCCATCATGGTCTTCAAAGACGCCAATACGAGGGAGCCCAAGTTGTTCCGGGCAGTGCCCGACTCCGAGAGAGTCATTCCACCCAGAACAACGACACCATATTTCCTGTAA
- the LOC118358194 gene encoding serine/threonine-protein phosphatase 6 catalytic subunit-like isoform X1, with product MAPLDLDKYEEIAKQCKYLPENDLKRLCDYVCDLLLEESNVQPVSTPVTVCGDIHGQFYDLCELFRTGGQVPDTNYIFMGDFVDRGYYSLETLTYLLVLKAKWPDRITLLRGNHESRQITQVYGFYDECQTKYGNANAWRYCTKVFDMLTVAALMDEQILCVHGGLSPDIKTLDQIRTIERNQEIPHKGAFCDLVWSDPEDVDTWAISPRGAGWLFGAKVTNEFAHINNLKLICRAHQLVHEGYKFMFDEKLVTVWSAPNYCYRCGNIASIMVFKDANTREPKLFRAVPDSERVIPPRTTTPYFL from the exons ATGGCGCCTCTGGACCTGGATAAATACGAGGAGATTGCCAAGCAGTGTAAATATTTACCTGAAAACGACCTCAAG AGGTTATGTGACTATGTATGTGACCTATTGCTAGAGGAATCCAATGTCCAACCTGTGTCCACACCAGTGACAGTGTGTGGGGATATACACGGGCAG TTTTATGATCTGTGTGAACTCTTCAGAACTGGAGGACAGGTCCCAGACACAAACTATATTTTCATG GGTGATTTTGTTGACCGGGGATATTACAGCTTGGAGACACTCACATACCTGCTGGTGTTAAAAGCGAAATGGCCTGACCGCATCACACTTTTAAGAGGAAACCACGAAAGCAGGCAGATAACCCAAGTGTATGGATTTTATG ATGAATGCCAAACCAAATATGGAAATGCAAATGCCTGGCGCTACTGTACCAAAGTATTTGATATGTTAACAGTTGCAGCG CTGATGGATGAGCAGATTCTGTGTGTTCATGGGGGCCTCTCCCCGGACATAAAGACCCTGGACCAGATCAGAACCATTGAGCGGAACCAAGAGATCCCCCACAAGGGAGCATTCTGTGACCTTGTGTGGTCAGACCCCGAGGATGTGGACACCTGGGCCATCAGCCCCAGGGGAGCTGGGTGGCTGTTTGGTGCAAAGGTCACCAATGAG TTTGCTCACATCAACAACTTGAAGTTGATCTGTCGGGCACACCAGTTAGTCCATGAGGGTTACAAGTTCATGTTTGATGAGAAGCTGGTCACAGTCTGGTCGGCTCCTAACTACTGCTATCGCTGCGGCAACATTGCCTCCATCATGGTCTTCAAAGACGCCAATACGAGGGAGCCCAAGTTGTTCCGGGCAGTGCCCGACTCCGAGAGAGTCATTCCACCCAGAACAACGACACCATATTTCCTGTAA
- the LOC118358194 gene encoding serine/threonine-protein phosphatase 6 catalytic subunit-like isoform X2, producing MAPLDLDKYEEIAKQCKYLPENDLKRLCDYVCDLLLEESNVQPVSTPVTVCGDIHGQFYDLCELFRTGGQVPDTNYIFMGDFVDRGYYSLETLTYLLVLKAKWPDRITLLRGNHESRQITQVYGFYDECQTKYGNANAWRYCTKVFDMLTVAALMDEQILCVHGGLSPDIKTLDQIRTIERNQEIPHKGAFCDLVWSDPEDVDTWAISPRGAGWLFGAKVTNELHLECFSNSHEGVPTYAEHLLAAFPSLCSPTHPKQS from the exons ATGGCGCCTCTGGACCTGGATAAATACGAGGAGATTGCCAAGCAGTGTAAATATTTACCTGAAAACGACCTCAAG AGGTTATGTGACTATGTATGTGACCTATTGCTAGAGGAATCCAATGTCCAACCTGTGTCCACACCAGTGACAGTGTGTGGGGATATACACGGGCAG TTTTATGATCTGTGTGAACTCTTCAGAACTGGAGGACAGGTCCCAGACACAAACTATATTTTCATG GGTGATTTTGTTGACCGGGGATATTACAGCTTGGAGACACTCACATACCTGCTGGTGTTAAAAGCGAAATGGCCTGACCGCATCACACTTTTAAGAGGAAACCACGAAAGCAGGCAGATAACCCAAGTGTATGGATTTTATG ATGAATGCCAAACCAAATATGGAAATGCAAATGCCTGGCGCTACTGTACCAAAGTATTTGATATGTTAACAGTTGCAGCG CTGATGGATGAGCAGATTCTGTGTGTTCATGGGGGCCTCTCCCCGGACATAAAGACCCTGGACCAGATCAGAACCATTGAGCGGAACCAAGAGATCCCCCACAAGGGAGCATTCTGTGACCTTGTGTGGTCAGACCCCGAGGATGTGGACACCTGGGCCATCAGCCCCAGGGGAGCTGGGTGGCTGTTTGGTGCAAAGGTCACCAATGAG cttcacctggaatgcttttccaacagtcatgaaggagttcccacatatgctgagcacttgctggctgcttttccttcactctgcagtccaactcatcccaaacaatcttaa